One Microbacterium sp. zg-B96 genomic region harbors:
- a CDS encoding peroxidase family protein: MDTNLQSLGDVSEKKWLLWRLALAVITVTGLVVTLLFAAPPQVAHAATDEDPSFVLTQNDLEFILRQIQVSEAHAADVLNPSNYELLCTDQGDAAQNCVSDEARPKGVRTVDGSFNNLRVTQSEYGASDNAFPRLLEAEWRQADPEVLDLGFEANTPEQTAGCAAGTTCYGQTSGNVYDAQPREISNTIVDQSMDNPAIANQVQAGTAIPVPGTDRVVIPNTAPDEELSAPFNTFMGFFGQFFDHGLDLVGKGGSGTLIVPLSEGDPLYCPPSGQRPGETVECNPEANYITLSRASRMDETSPEHKNLTSPFIDQNQTYSSHPAHQVFLREYVLEGGVPVETGRLIEGDTGGMAKWKDVKAQARDILGLEITDADLLDVPQIAVDPYGNFVPGPNGYPQYVTGSGFVSGAPGGVEVPNDVLGTGHAFLDDISHGSTPVVDPGSGDLLPRFNEDGTPVLDENGEPVLSGYDNATLDEHYIAGDGRVNENIGLTAVHAVFHAEHNRMVDQILQVLNGERPELEAQDSAERGGIAEFVKAFRGEAHSYVSDKPEENLPGYFPAGGSPASLPANWDQDDWSFTERLFQAAKFATEMQYQHLVFEEFGRKVSPNLDAVVFNENSYNPSIDPSITAEFAHVVYRFGHSMMTEEIGRESTEGGQAMQDIPLLTGFLNPTLFDENGSLSSEEAAGSLINGMTGRVGSQIDEHIVDVLRNNLLGLPLDLATLNLLRGRDTGVPGLQEARRTFFDATGDTTLAPYSSWDDFGRNIKNGNNFGRAGERASLVNFMAAYGTHPSIQEATTIEDKRIAAALLVNGSLPGEEFVIRHSGSDRFQTAALVSQRQFPEAGPVPVVYITNGYNFPDGLAAAAAARAEGGPLLLVAHSAEGEIPSATAAELTRLQPERIVVLGGPTTVSTATIANMSEYATSGAVDVIAGTNRFHTAALISQRFADPGVDRVFVVDGTNYPDALSVSAVAARDGSPVLLTTPTALPPATAAELARLAPDEIVIVGGTPSVSAAVQTAVAAHGDTRRIAGVNRYDTAVKVSQEFYPDGAETAFVTTGLNFPDALAAGPAAGVAGGPLLLTQPTALAAGTVAELQRLGVQQVQIVGSPSSVSAEVEAQIAALAPPIVAAPADREDFLFSTGAWAAQETGLDNVDFWVGGLAERLDPFGGMLGSTFNFVFETQLEKLQFGDRFYYLFRNEGEQLFAALEGNTFSDIIQRNTDASNLPADIFALQDPIVDIDEQAALPAGQREPGLSLVGGQWRWQGDEHVEMHGTAGNDNLRGDEGDDSIWGYSGRDRIEGGAGNDALVGGAGDDIITDSFGDDNLKGKQGDDAINVGGGIDLAIGGLGDDFMVNGGGDASTFFSGMGDDILLGTTGRMTVIGGEHDDWVEGSGHADLLQADNADQFQNDTLGGNDVVAGRLGNDDVEGEGGDDILIGNSGGTDRHHGGLGWDWLTYYGSSVGITADFAFNRVFEPNNPLPSRFDLLEALSGGSGNDTLRGPIAEPDDLSESEIELNQATEEAIDRIPGLSEMLRPVIQVDGEPVALGDFSLPFLRGTPEGDVDGVHKLIIAGPGSDMVEGRGGDDFLDGDKMLRVRLTDGTNFYNSASQLQSRVFAGTLDPGAINIVRDIVDDPNADLSTDTAYYANAFAEYTITPIGPLGSGYWRVSHVGAEEPEESNGNDVLHGFERLQFLNGCAELSEDGTSWTSCTVDAAVTMTPTEPIEAQPVTANVWAADAAGAPTEVPFDLQAVTNLRYTWWGGEGETVETVTEWEELPNPLGTGSGIYVPDQSAVGLLLRVTASWTAADGSFATATSPVSDAAVAEGPSGPGTLLIDHADPLQPGALILVGTPSDPDGGISEEGELTYAWSWTATDPNAPGAEPEWTPYPPEAIVPPGTAYTPQSTDVGRWIRVTVSYLDGAQNPDEASAWTSVPVTLP, from the coding sequence ATGGACACGAATCTGCAGTCGCTTGGGGACGTCTCGGAGAAGAAGTGGCTGCTGTGGCGCCTCGCGCTCGCCGTCATCACCGTGACCGGATTGGTGGTGACGCTGCTGTTCGCCGCGCCACCGCAAGTCGCGCACGCGGCGACGGACGAGGACCCCTCGTTCGTCCTCACTCAGAACGATCTGGAGTTCATCCTCCGGCAGATCCAGGTTTCGGAGGCGCATGCCGCTGACGTGCTCAACCCGTCGAACTACGAGCTGTTGTGCACCGACCAGGGGGATGCCGCGCAGAACTGTGTATCCGACGAGGCCCGCCCGAAGGGTGTGCGTACCGTTGACGGCTCGTTCAACAACCTGCGGGTGACGCAGTCCGAGTACGGCGCCTCCGACAACGCGTTCCCGCGCCTGCTCGAGGCCGAGTGGCGCCAGGCCGACCCCGAAGTACTCGACCTCGGCTTCGAGGCCAACACCCCAGAGCAGACGGCCGGGTGCGCAGCAGGGACGACCTGCTACGGCCAGACGAGCGGCAACGTGTACGACGCCCAACCACGCGAGATCAGCAACACGATCGTCGACCAGTCGATGGACAACCCCGCGATCGCCAACCAGGTCCAGGCCGGCACCGCCATCCCGGTACCCGGGACCGACCGCGTCGTCATCCCGAACACCGCGCCCGACGAAGAGCTGTCGGCGCCGTTCAACACGTTCATGGGTTTCTTCGGCCAGTTCTTCGACCACGGTCTGGACCTCGTCGGCAAGGGCGGCAGCGGGACCTTGATCGTGCCGCTGTCGGAGGGCGACCCGCTGTACTGCCCGCCCAGCGGGCAGCGTCCCGGCGAGACGGTGGAATGCAACCCGGAGGCGAACTACATCACCCTGTCGCGGGCCAGCCGCATGGACGAGACCTCTCCCGAGCACAAGAACCTGACGTCGCCGTTCATCGACCAGAACCAGACCTACAGCTCGCACCCGGCCCACCAGGTCTTCCTCCGCGAGTACGTCCTCGAAGGGGGTGTCCCGGTGGAGACCGGCCGCCTCATCGAGGGTGACACCGGCGGCATGGCCAAGTGGAAGGACGTGAAGGCGCAGGCGCGAGACATCCTGGGACTGGAGATCACCGATGCCGACCTGCTCGACGTCCCGCAGATCGCCGTCGACCCGTATGGCAACTTCGTCCCGGGCCCCAACGGCTACCCGCAGTACGTGACCGGCAGCGGGTTCGTCTCAGGCGCTCCGGGCGGCGTCGAGGTGCCGAATGATGTGCTCGGCACCGGGCACGCATTCCTCGACGACATCTCGCACGGCTCGACACCTGTCGTGGACCCGGGCAGCGGCGACCTGCTCCCGCGCTTCAACGAGGACGGCACCCCCGTGCTCGATGAGAACGGGGAGCCGGTGCTCTCCGGATATGACAACGCCACCCTCGACGAGCACTACATCGCCGGTGATGGCCGGGTGAACGAGAACATCGGCCTCACCGCCGTGCACGCGGTGTTCCACGCCGAGCACAACCGCATGGTCGACCAGATCCTCCAGGTGCTCAACGGAGAGCGCCCCGAGCTGGAAGCTCAGGACTCCGCCGAGCGCGGCGGGATCGCCGAATTCGTCAAGGCCTTCCGCGGTGAGGCGCACTCGTACGTGTCCGACAAGCCCGAGGAGAACCTTCCCGGGTACTTCCCGGCGGGCGGTAGCCCGGCATCCCTGCCGGCGAACTGGGATCAGGACGACTGGTCGTTCACGGAACGGCTCTTCCAGGCGGCGAAGTTCGCGACCGAGATGCAGTACCAGCACCTCGTATTCGAGGAGTTCGGCCGCAAGGTGTCGCCGAACCTCGACGCCGTGGTCTTCAACGAGAACAGCTACAACCCGTCCATCGACCCCTCGATCACGGCGGAGTTCGCGCATGTGGTCTACCGCTTCGGACACTCGATGATGACGGAGGAGATCGGACGCGAGTCGACCGAGGGCGGGCAGGCCATGCAGGACATCCCGCTTCTGACGGGATTCCTCAACCCGACGCTGTTCGACGAGAACGGCTCGCTGTCGTCGGAGGAGGCGGCGGGGTCGCTCATCAACGGCATGACCGGGCGGGTAGGCAGCCAGATCGACGAGCACATCGTCGATGTCCTGCGCAACAACCTGCTGGGGCTCCCGCTGGACCTCGCGACGCTGAACCTGCTACGCGGTCGTGACACCGGAGTGCCGGGCCTGCAGGAGGCGCGCCGGACGTTCTTCGACGCGACGGGAGATACGACTCTCGCTCCTTACTCGAGCTGGGACGACTTCGGGCGCAACATCAAGAACGGGAACAACTTCGGTCGCGCGGGTGAGCGGGCATCGCTGGTGAACTTCATGGCGGCCTACGGGACGCATCCGTCGATCCAGGAGGCGACGACGATCGAGGACAAGCGCATCGCCGCTGCACTCCTGGTCAACGGATCGCTGCCCGGCGAGGAGTTCGTCATCCGGCACTCCGGCTCCGACCGCTTCCAGACGGCGGCTCTGGTCAGCCAGCGACAGTTCCCCGAGGCCGGGCCCGTGCCCGTCGTCTACATCACGAACGGCTACAACTTCCCCGACGGGCTCGCGGCCGCGGCGGCCGCCCGGGCGGAGGGCGGGCCGCTCCTTCTCGTCGCGCACAGCGCCGAGGGTGAGATCCCGTCGGCGACGGCCGCCGAGCTGACCCGGCTTCAGCCGGAGCGGATCGTGGTGCTGGGCGGGCCGACCACCGTCAGCACAGCGACGATCGCCAACATGAGTGAGTACGCGACCTCGGGCGCGGTGGACGTCATCGCCGGCACCAACCGGTTCCACACGGCAGCACTCATCAGCCAGCGGTTCGCTGACCCGGGTGTGGACCGGGTGTTCGTGGTCGATGGCACCAACTACCCCGACGCGCTCTCCGTGAGCGCAGTAGCGGCGCGTGACGGCTCGCCGGTCCTGTTGACGACGCCGACGGCACTGCCGCCGGCAACGGCGGCGGAACTCGCGCGGCTCGCGCCCGATGAGATCGTGATCGTCGGCGGCACCCCGTCGGTCAGCGCGGCCGTGCAGACGGCGGTCGCGGCGCACGGCGACACGCGTCGCATCGCGGGGGTGAACCGCTACGACACCGCTGTGAAGGTGAGCCAGGAGTTCTACCCGGATGGCGCGGAGACGGCGTTCGTCACGACCGGGCTGAACTTCCCCGACGCACTCGCGGCCGGACCCGCAGCCGGCGTTGCGGGCGGTCCGCTGCTGCTGACGCAGCCGACCGCACTCGCGGCGGGCACGGTCGCCGAACTCCAGCGACTCGGCGTCCAGCAGGTTCAGATCGTCGGCAGCCCGAGCTCGGTGTCGGCCGAAGTCGAGGCGCAGATCGCGGCGCTCGCACCACCCATCGTGGCGGCGCCCGCAGACCGTGAGGACTTCCTGTTCAGCACTGGCGCGTGGGCGGCGCAGGAGACCGGACTCGACAACGTCGACTTCTGGGTCGGCGGCCTCGCAGAGCGGCTGGACCCGTTCGGCGGCATGCTCGGCTCGACGTTCAACTTCGTCTTCGAGACGCAGCTGGAGAAATTGCAGTTCGGTGACCGGTTCTACTACCTGTTCCGCAACGAAGGCGAACAGCTCTTCGCGGCGCTCGAGGGCAACACGTTCTCTGACATCATCCAGCGCAATACGGATGCGTCGAATCTGCCCGCCGACATCTTCGCGTTGCAGGACCCCATCGTCGACATCGACGAGCAAGCCGCGCTGCCGGCCGGGCAGCGCGAACCGGGACTCAGTCTCGTCGGCGGTCAGTGGCGCTGGCAGGGCGACGAGCACGTGGAGATGCACGGCACCGCAGGCAACGACAACCTGCGCGGCGACGAGGGCGACGACTCCATCTGGGGTTACAGCGGTCGCGACCGCATCGAGGGTGGCGCCGGAAACGACGCACTCGTCGGCGGGGCCGGAGACGACATCATCACCGACTCGTTCGGCGACGACAACCTCAAGGGCAAGCAGGGAGACGACGCCATCAACGTCGGTGGCGGTATCGACCTCGCCATCGGTGGGCTCGGCGACGACTTCATGGTCAACGGCGGCGGGGACGCCTCCACGTTCTTCTCCGGAATGGGTGACGACATCCTGCTCGGCACGACAGGTCGCATGACCGTCATCGGCGGGGAGCACGACGACTGGGTCGAGGGATCCGGGCACGCCGACCTGCTCCAGGCCGACAACGCCGACCAGTTCCAGAACGACACGCTGGGCGGCAACGACGTCGTGGCAGGCCGGCTCGGCAACGACGACGTCGAAGGCGAGGGCGGTGACGACATCCTCATCGGGAACTCCGGCGGAACCGACCGTCACCACGGCGGGCTGGGCTGGGACTGGCTCACCTACTACGGCTCAAGCGTCGGGATCACTGCGGACTTCGCATTCAACCGGGTGTTCGAGCCGAACAACCCGCTGCCGTCGCGGTTCGACCTGCTCGAAGCACTCTCCGGCGGATCGGGCAACGACACCCTGCGCGGTCCGATCGCCGAGCCCGACGATCTCTCCGAGAGTGAGATCGAGCTGAACCAGGCGACGGAGGAGGCGATCGACCGCATTCCCGGGCTGTCGGAGATGCTGCGCCCGGTCATCCAGGTGGACGGCGAGCCCGTCGCGCTCGGCGACTTCTCGCTCCCGTTCCTGCGGGGCACGCCTGAAGGCGATGTCGACGGCGTGCACAAGCTGATCATCGCGGGACCCGGCAGCGACATGGTCGAAGGCCGAGGCGGCGACGACTTCCTCGACGGAGACAAGATGCTCCGCGTGCGTCTGACGGATGGGACGAACTTCTACAACAGTGCGTCGCAGCTGCAGAGCCGGGTGTTCGCCGGCACGCTCGACCCAGGCGCGATCAACATCGTGCGCGACATCGTCGATGACCCCAACGCGGACCTCTCCACCGACACCGCGTACTACGCCAATGCCTTCGCCGAATACACGATCACGCCGATCGGTCCGCTCGGTTCGGGCTACTGGCGCGTGTCTCACGTCGGCGCCGAAGAGCCGGAAGAGAGCAACGGCAACGATGTCCTTCACGGTTTCGAGCGGCTGCAGTTCCTCAACGGCTGCGCCGAGCTCTCCGAGGACGGGACGAGCTGGACCTCGTGCACGGTCGATGCTGCGGTGACGATGACGCCGACGGAACCGATCGAGGCCCAGCCGGTCACGGCCAACGTGTGGGCGGCGGATGCGGCCGGCGCCCCGACGGAGGTTCCGTTCGACCTGCAGGCGGTGACCAACCTCCGCTACACCTGGTGGGGCGGCGAGGGTGAGACCGTCGAGACCGTCACGGAGTGGGAAGAGCTACCCAACCCACTCGGCACCGGTTCGGGGATCTACGTGCCCGACCAGTCCGCTGTCGGTCTGCTCCTGCGGGTGACAGCCAGTTGGACGGCTGCGGACGGTTCCTTCGCAACCGCGACGTCGCCGGTGTCCGATGCGGCGGTCGCGGAAGGTCCATCGGGTCCGGGAACGCTGCTGATCGACCACGCGGACCCGCTGCAGCCCGGCGCGCTGATCCTCGTCGGCACGCCGAGCGATCCCGACGGCGGAATCTCCGAGGAGGGGGAGCTCACCTACGCTTGGTCGTGGACGGCGACCGATCCCAATGCTCCGGGAGCCGAGCCCGAGTGGACGCCGTACCCGCCCGAGGCCATCGTGCCTCCTGGGACCGCGTACACGCCGCAGTCGACTGACGTCGGCCGCTGGATCAGGGTGACCGTGTCCTACCTCGACGGCGCACAGAACCCTGATGAGGCATCCGCCTGGACGAGCGTTCCTGTCACGCTTCCCTGA
- a CDS encoding alpha/beta hydrolase, whose translation MPESSKPTIVLVHGAWADASSWNAVIVPLQAEGYTVLAPPNELRGLTSDAAYISSFLAQRTAGPVVLVGHSYGGAVITNAGANGGDVRALVYVDAFIPDEGETVVGILEGSGSALAVADPTTVLDVAGYPGAPEGAAEAFLKPETVHTAFAQDLSEADRWVIAATQRPASFVANVTPSAAPAWKSIPSWAVLGTEDRVIPIATQRHMAQRANATITEVDASHVSMVSRPEVTLAAIRSAVEAVG comes from the coding sequence ATGCCAGAAAGCAGCAAGCCCACGATCGTCCTGGTCCATGGCGCATGGGCGGACGCGTCCAGCTGGAACGCCGTGATCGTTCCACTCCAGGCCGAGGGGTACACGGTCCTCGCGCCACCGAACGAACTTCGCGGACTGACTTCGGATGCCGCGTACATCAGTTCGTTCCTCGCGCAGCGCACCGCCGGCCCCGTCGTGCTCGTCGGCCACTCGTACGGCGGCGCCGTGATCACCAACGCCGGGGCGAACGGCGGCGATGTCAGGGCGCTCGTCTACGTGGACGCCTTCATCCCCGACGAGGGCGAAACCGTCGTGGGCATCTTGGAAGGCTCGGGCTCGGCGCTCGCCGTTGCCGACCCGACGACGGTGCTCGACGTCGCCGGCTACCCGGGTGCTCCCGAGGGCGCCGCCGAAGCCTTCCTGAAGCCGGAGACGGTGCACACGGCCTTCGCTCAGGACCTCTCCGAAGCCGACCGGTGGGTCATCGCTGCCACGCAGCGACCCGCGTCCTTCGTCGCGAACGTGACGCCGTCCGCCGCACCCGCGTGGAAGTCGATTCCGAGCTGGGCGGTGCTGGGCACCGAGGACCGTGTCATTCCGATCGCCACCCAGCGACACATGGCCCAGCGCGCGAACGCGACGATCACCGAAGTCGATGCGTCGCACGTGTCGATGGTGTCGCGGCCGGAGGTCACTCTCGCCGCGATCCGGTCAGCGGTGGAAGCGGTCGGCTGA
- the treS gene encoding maltose alpha-D-glucosyltransferase — MPHDEFRPEDLYTGPIDLTGMTALGEEESDTEKVEISYDEQRYPARPRRLRPRDQFRGGSVRRIKTDPRTANGTNPSYVEWLVRQSMLKDADVLARQLAGQPAMWRNPYARPDARRAITTTDVWFTAYPLSLITRPGQSFLAALGDEELWSAFERVGINAIHTGPVKRAGGIAGWLDTPSVDGHFDRISTEIDPAFGTEEEFRALCDTADSHGGSVIDDIVPGHTGKGADFRLAEMGFKDYPGIYHMVEIVPEDWGLLPDVPDGVDSVNLSPASEQELEERGYIIGALQRVIFYTPGVKETNWSATAPVIGPDGITRRWVYLHYFKQGQPSINWLDPTFAGMRLVIGDALHSLGELGTSALRLDANGFLGVEKSAGGPAWSEGHPLSHAANHIIAGMVRKVGGFTFQELNLTIEDIRDTAAVGADLSYDFIGRPGYHHALATGQTEFLRLALTTSIELGVQPVQLVHGMQNHDELTYELVHWATRHGDDQYRFRGQEISGGQLAELVRAELTESLTGTADYNRVFTQNGIACTTTSLIAATRGIARLDEIAETDVPAIRAAHLLLCAYNAWQPGVFALSGWDLVGMLTIPSDDVADLIAAGDTRWIERGAHDLLNVDPQATRSAAGMPRGRALYGPLPAQLEDPESFASRLASILDLRREYGIATASQVDIPEVAHAGMLVLVHRLDEGNPEADAPIQVTVLNFSSEPTEGTVRSEQLVPDSEVVDAASGETVGRVDDLRSFAVSLPAYGAMFLMLKPLQSDAG, encoded by the coding sequence ATGCCGCACGACGAATTTCGACCGGAAGATCTCTACACCGGCCCCATCGATCTGACTGGAATGACCGCTCTGGGCGAGGAGGAGTCCGATACCGAGAAGGTCGAGATCAGCTACGACGAGCAGCGCTATCCCGCGCGGCCGAGGAGGCTGCGACCGCGCGACCAGTTCCGCGGCGGCAGCGTGCGCCGCATCAAGACCGACCCGCGCACGGCCAACGGCACCAACCCGTCGTACGTCGAGTGGCTCGTGCGCCAGTCGATGCTCAAGGACGCGGACGTCCTCGCCCGCCAGCTCGCGGGCCAGCCCGCGATGTGGCGCAATCCCTACGCACGCCCCGACGCCAGGCGCGCGATCACGACGACCGACGTGTGGTTCACGGCGTACCCGCTATCCCTCATCACCCGGCCGGGGCAGTCGTTCCTGGCAGCACTCGGTGACGAAGAGCTGTGGTCGGCGTTCGAGCGCGTCGGGATCAACGCCATCCACACCGGGCCGGTGAAACGGGCCGGAGGCATCGCCGGATGGTTGGACACCCCCAGCGTCGACGGGCACTTCGACCGCATCAGCACCGAGATCGACCCCGCGTTCGGCACCGAAGAGGAGTTCCGGGCCCTGTGCGACACCGCCGACAGTCATGGCGGCAGCGTCATCGATGACATCGTCCCGGGCCACACCGGGAAGGGGGCCGACTTCCGGCTCGCCGAGATGGGGTTCAAGGACTACCCCGGGATCTACCACATGGTCGAGATCGTGCCCGAGGATTGGGGTCTTCTGCCCGACGTCCCGGACGGGGTCGACAGCGTGAATCTCTCTCCTGCGTCCGAACAGGAGCTCGAGGAGCGCGGCTACATCATCGGCGCCCTCCAGCGCGTCATCTTCTACACCCCGGGCGTGAAGGAGACGAACTGGAGCGCGACGGCGCCGGTGATCGGCCCCGATGGCATCACGCGCCGCTGGGTCTACCTGCACTACTTCAAGCAGGGACAGCCCTCGATCAACTGGCTGGACCCCACGTTCGCGGGTATGCGTCTCGTCATCGGCGACGCCCTGCACTCGCTCGGCGAGCTCGGCACGAGTGCCCTGCGCCTCGACGCGAACGGCTTCCTCGGCGTGGAGAAGAGCGCGGGTGGCCCCGCCTGGTCGGAGGGGCATCCGCTCTCGCACGCGGCCAACCACATCATCGCCGGAATGGTGCGCAAGGTCGGCGGCTTCACCTTCCAGGAGCTCAACCTCACGATCGAGGACATCCGCGACACCGCAGCGGTCGGAGCCGACCTCTCCTACGACTTCATCGGGCGTCCCGGCTACCACCACGCCCTCGCCACCGGTCAGACGGAGTTCCTCCGGCTCGCGCTCACGACGTCGATCGAGCTCGGCGTGCAGCCGGTGCAGCTCGTGCACGGGATGCAGAACCACGACGAGCTCACCTATGAACTGGTCCACTGGGCGACCCGGCACGGTGACGATCAGTACCGCTTCCGGGGGCAGGAGATCTCGGGCGGCCAGCTCGCCGAGCTGGTGCGCGCCGAACTCACCGAGAGTCTCACCGGTACGGCCGACTACAACCGCGTCTTCACCCAGAACGGCATCGCCTGCACGACGACCTCTCTGATCGCAGCGACGAGGGGGATCGCGCGACTCGACGAGATCGCTGAGACCGATGTGCCGGCTATCCGCGCTGCGCACCTCCTGCTGTGCGCGTACAACGCATGGCAGCCCGGCGTCTTCGCGCTCTCCGGCTGGGATCTGGTCGGCATGCTCACCATCCCCAGCGACGACGTCGCCGACCTGATCGCGGCGGGCGACACCCGGTGGATCGAGCGCGGAGCGCACGACCTGCTGAATGTCGACCCGCAGGCGACGCGTTCGGCGGCGGGGATGCCGCGCGGGCGTGCGCTCTACGGTCCGCTGCCCGCGCAGCTGGAGGACCCGGAGTCGTTCGCCTCACGTCTGGCAAGCATCCTCGACCTGCGTCGGGAGTACGGCATCGCGACGGCCTCGCAGGTGGACATCCCCGAAGTCGCACACGCCGGCATGCTCGTGCTCGTGCACCGCCTCGACGAGGGCAACCCGGAGGCGGACGCCCCTATCCAGGTGACCGTGCTCAACTTCTCTTCCGAGCCGACCGAAGGAACCGTACGGTCGGAGCAGCTCGTGCCGGACAGCGAGGTGGTGGATGCCGCCTCCGGCGAGACCGTCGGGCGGGTCGACGACCTGCGAAGCTTCGCCGTCTCCCTGCCGGCCTATGGAGCGATGTTCCTCATGCTCAAGCCGCTGCAATCCGACGCCGGGTGA